The sequence CACCGGAGAGCCCTGACGTcacggggaggggcggggccacGCCCAACCGCCGACCAATGGGAGGGCGGAGGGCGGGGCCGGCCGTGGACGCGGGACACGCGTGACAGCCCCACAGCGGGCTGCAGGACAGCCCCggcactcccccccccccccccccccccaacctgaGCCCGGCGCCAGCAggacccccacacacacccacccacccacggCAGGGCTGTCCCCACGGCGTCCCCGAGGCCACCACACCACCAGCTGCACGGGGCTGCCTTTATTGCCCACGCACGTCACAGCAGAAAACACCGCTACACGGAGAGtccgcccacccccccccccccgcctcaccccttcccctccccatcccacccccgtGGGGGCCGGGATCTCCCGCCCACCCCCGTGAGGGGCCCGTGGGGAGGGACAGGGGACCGTGGGAGCCACACCACAGCAGCCACCACATCCGTCCCCCGTGGCAGCCCAGCTGATGTCACCCTCCCAGAATAACCGGGGGAGCGCAGGGCAGGGACGACGCGGGAGCGGAAGCTGCcggctggggcgggggccgTTCCCGGGAGGGACCCCCCCACGCCTCCGCAGGGTCCCCAGCCAGGGGCGGTGACAGCCCCACGCAGGCGGAGACAGCGAGGGGGGGGCAGCTGGGACCATCACCCGGCTGGGGAGGCCGAGCAGACCCAGGGCGCGCGGGGGGCTGCGACCCCTCCGTCCCACACCGGCGGGGCGAGCGCAGGCAGTGCCACGCCGGCCACCCCACGGGTGACAGGGGCATGGCCACCACCCCTGGTGCCGAGGTCCACAGCAGGGGGGCGTCCTCGGCCCCCGCTACCCGTCCAGCAGCTTGAGGATGCTCTCCCGCTCCTTCAGGGTCTTCCAGGCCTGGTCCTTCTCCTTCTTGGTGGGCGTGCGCTTCTTCTGCCGGGCGGCCATGATCTTGCGGAAGGCGTCCATCACCTCGTTGTCGGCCATGCGGACGCGCTGCCGCAGCTCCTGCCGGTGCAGCTCCTCCTTGgccagcctggggagggggacacacgCCAGGGTGTCAGTCCCCACCAGGCAGCGTCCCTGCCCgcgcccgcccctgcccgcgcTCACCGCAGCAGCTCGTGCTTCTTGGCGCGGTTGTGCGCGCTGAGAGCCTTCAGCTCGGCCTGCCGCTTGCGCAGCTCAGCCAGCACCTCGTCCTCCGAGTCCTCAGCCGGCCGGTCCTCCGACTCCAGAAGGCCCTGGGCCACCAGCTCCTCCTTGATCCGCCCCTCCAGAGACTTGGTGTGGGGGACGCTGCCGGGGtggagagcagctgctgcctatCACACGCCCTTTGCTCCCCCCAAGCTCGCCGGGGCAGGGAAGCGACCGGCACACTTGGCGTCCCCACGGGCAGCGCCGAGCTCTGGGGCCGCCTCGGTTGCTCACCTGAAGGGCTTGTTCTGGCTGCGGGGAGACGTGCCGGCGCCGTCGGCTCCCGAGTCCTTGCCAGCGATCTCGGGGATGGGGGAGTCCTCGACGGGGGAGATTATGTTCTCCTAGCGACAGGAGCACGAGGGAAGGGTCACTGCGCCGGGCCGTGGCGACGCTGCCCCACGGGGCCAGGTCACAGCACGGCCCCACAGAGCCCAGCCactgcacagccccacagagcccccTCACCTCCACGAGGGCCTGCAGGAGACGCTGTGTCAGGGGCCCGAAGGGACACCCGTCCTCCGGCTGCTCGTGCTGCGCCTCCGACTTCTTCAGCAAGGCATCGACGTCTGGGAAGAAGCAAGGGGAGGGCGGAACCAACCCCAAACACACAGAGGTGagcagcggggcagggcagcctcTACCCCGGGGGCACGGGGCAAGGGGCCAGGGCTCAGCTCTGCGGGGTGCGGGTGCTCGCAGCCCCTCCAGGCCCTTTACACCCGGCAAAGGCAGGTGGGGGATGGAGGCACCTTTGGTGTCCAGCTCGGTCAGTGGCCCCAGGACACCTTTCTTCTTGTCAGCAGCAGCCGCTGCCCGGGCTCCATCcttctgctcctccagcaggTCCTCCTGGGCCCAGCGCTGGGAGTAATGCTTCCCCAGGGGCGGGATCTGCGAGAGCAGGGTTTGGCACAGCTCCCCGGAGCCCCCCACCTCACCTCCCACCTCGCCAGTGCCCTGGCATCGTCCCCAGGCGGGAACGCTTGCTGTGAGGCACgggaggggatggagcagccGAGGGCTGGGAGGGAACGGGGAGAGAGGGTAGGGGATGGGCGAGGGAGGCAGCGGGTGAGCTCAGGACTTTTCACCTTGTAATGCTCAGCCTCATCCTCCGGCGGCTTGAGCAGCTCCTCCAGGACTCTGACCTCCTCATTGGTGAGATCGGCACAGTATGGCTCCACCGATGCCCAGAACCTGCGAGGACGGATAAACTGTGAGGGAGAGCTGCAGGGGACCCCACGGGAGCTGACACCCCTCTTCCCCTCGGGACACCCCCATCCCTTGGGCTAGAGGCAGCCCTCGTGCTGGGTGCTGCAAGGAAGGAGACAGATGATCAAAATGCCCCCAAACACCCACGCACCCTGTTTGGAGCATCGTTTTTGGGAATGCGGGGCACATCAATGGGATCATCCTGGAACTCATATTCCTGGATCTTGGGCTGCAGGTTCTTGGACTTGGGCCGGCCGGGGCCAGGCCCGGTCCCGTGGCCCCCTTTGCcctccagcttctgcttctTGGGCTTCCCGTGCTTGACAGAGGTACCCACATCATGGTCTTTGCTCAGCTTCAGGAACCGCCGGTCGCCCTTCTTGTCCTGCCAGTCCGTCAGGATCTGGAAGAGAGTGATGCCTCGTCGGGTCCCACACCCAGCACCGGGCAGGGACGGGTTGGAGGCAGCCCCCTcggcgggagggagcgggaTGGGAGCCACCCTACGGCTGCGGTGCCGGCACCTGGGTCTCGGCCTCCAGGACACGGAGGCGGCGGCTGGCAGAGGAGAGCAGCgtctccagctccagctgcagcgtGTCCAGCTCCTCGATGCCGATGCCATCATCCTCCGAGCGGGCCAGCACGGCCGTGTACCGGGGGCACACCTTCACGTGGTCCACCGACTTGAAGTCGTGGAACTGCAGCGGGCAGTCCTTCAGCTCGCTCATGGCggcgggcaccgggggggggggggcgatggGGGAACTGAGGGGGGCACGGGGGCCTAGGGGGGAACCGGGGATAGGGGAAGCTGAGAGGAAAGGGAGCGGAGCTGGGGGCTACGGGGAGCTGGGGAGCACCGGAGCGCTGAGGGGAACTGGGGGGGGATCACCGGGGCGCTGAGGGGAACAAGGCGGAGGGCAGCACCGGGGCGCTGAGGAACACCGGGGGGCTCTGCACCGGGGCGCTGAGGAGGCCGCGGGAGGCCTGGAGAGCGGAGGggcgccggcggcagcgggtgccgcgggcgggcgggcggcgccgcggggcgggggcggcggccgggcctgGCCTAGGCCGCTCGCCCCTtccggcccccgcggcggcgggcgccccgccccgcgctctCCCATTGGCCCAGCCGCGCCCAGCGCCCGCCGCTCATTGGTCCGGCCCCGCTCTCCATCTCCCTTTCCTAATATGGAAGGAATGACAGGCGCGTACCAAGcgcggccgggagcgggggggcccCTGCGGgatcccgccgccgccgcgggccgcCGCCACCGTGGCCGCTCTTCAGCGCCGTAGCAtccctgctctgtgcctggCGAGGCCACTCCGCCGCCATCCGGGCCCTGAAGGTGGGGCGGGagcctcccgcctcccccctcccaccgCAGTGGGAGTTCCCGCGCATCCCGGAAGAGGGAACCGGCCACTTCCGCCTGCCGGGACCGGACCGCTGCCGCCACCATGGTagggcggggggcgccgggccgggccggggggcggcggcgggcggggatgagggggctgggggcggcggcggggtgagcggggccgggggggctgcgtgtcggggggcaggcggcggggcccgggccggggtcTGACCGCCGCCGTGTCCCCGCAGACCGCCACGCTGCGCCCGTACCTCAACGCGGTGCGCGCCACACTGCAGGCCGCGCTGTGCCTGGAGAACTTCTCCTCGCAGGTGGTGGAGCGGCACAACAAGCCCGAGGTGGAAGTCAGGtacgggggcggggcggggggtgcacCGGTGGGGCTCTGCTCCGgccgggctgcctgccctgggggcCGCTGGCCGGTCCCTGCCGCTTCGCCGGGCAGCCCGGGTGCAGCCGGCCAGGCCTCCGCACCCCCCCGGCTGCCGCCTCGTAGTCACAGGGCTGGTGCCGGCCGGGAGCCGAGGAactgcagggaggagggggatcTAGCTTGGGCTCTGCCTTGGGGACGGACGCCTCCAGGAGGCGGAAGGCATCATGTAGCAGCATGAAGCGAAACCTCCGTATCTCTCCGATCCCTGCGGCTCCCCGCCTGTGcgctccccatccccatttcTGGCCGGTAAATGCTTCCTTCTGAGTCAGTCCTGCCCTTCCTCTGCTCGCAGGAGCAGCAAAGAGCTGCTGTTGCAGCCGGTGATCATCAGCAGGAATGAGAAGGAGAAGGTCCTCATCGAGGGCTCCATTAACTCTGTGCGCGTCAGCATCGCGGTGAAGCAGGTGAGGTGGGGGCTGTGGGCTGGCAGCTCATGCCTGGCATGGGGGAAGCCTCAtgtccctttcctctccccaggccGATGAGATCGAGAAGATCTTGTGCCACAAATTCATGCGCTTCATGATGATGAGGGCCGAGAACTTCTTCATCCTGCGCAGGAAGCCCGTGGAGGTgaggtggcagggagggggcagagcagatcccagccctgctcctggcaccAGGGGGGTTCTCCAGTGCATATCTGGGATGCGAGGTCGCGTGGTCGGTGGCCTGGGCACTTATTCCCAGGGCgcttctctcctccccaggGCTACGACATCAGCTTCTTGATCACAAACTTCCACACAGAGCAGATGTACAAACACAAGCTGGTGGACTTTGTCATCCACTTCATGGAGGAGATTGATAAGGAGATCAGCGAGATGAAGCTCTCTGTCAATGCCAGGGCCCGCATCGTGGCAGAGGAGTTCCTCAAGAACGTGAGGCTCTGAACTGGATGAGATGGGTCCCTTAATttgggagcagggtgggggctCCAACCCGCTGTGGCCCTCGTGCCCAGACCCCCCCTGTCCCATCTGTGGGACGGTTGGGGCGCTTTGCCCAGGGAACCTCTCAGGGATGTGCTCATGAAGTGTCAGCTTTGAGAACCCCCAGAGCATGCTCGGGGGTGGGCAGCAGCCGGGGGGACGTGGCCCCTTTCGGTGGCCACTCTGATGGGACGCGCAGTTCCCGGGTGAGGCAGCGGGAGAAGCTGAGCGTGGAGCTCTGCGAGCGGCGGCTGCCCTCAGCCGCCCTCCCCGGCGGCAGGCAGGGTGATGGCCCCAGCCAGGAGGGTGGTCGGGGCCGGAGGAGCGCCCACGGGCGGGGACTGACGGCTGTGTGTTTTCTCCTCTCACCTTTCAGTTTTAGGCCGTGGTGCAGGACCCCGTGGCTCCCCAATGCTTGTGCCCGCCGGGCACCGATGcctgctcccgctccccccccgcgGACGGCCgggcccctcctgcccctcggCAGGCCGGGCGGCcgtgctgggagcagcccccGCTTGCGGCAGAGCGGACCCGCTCGCTGCCGCTGTCTCGTCTCGTTTTTTAAACGGTCTCGTTTGCTGTAACTCCTGCCtccgtccctgcctgcctcccgccgcaccggcagcaccggggggggggggggggcggggcggcaccgggggcggggcctggtgggagggggcggggcctggtGGGGCGCCATGGTAACGGCAAACAGTGGGGGCGGCCCCGacggtgcgggcagggctgggggtgtgaaggggggggagggctggggggggtccggggggtgTGGAAGGGTTTAAaaggggggctgaggggcaccaagggagctgggggggtgtCTCTGGGTATGGGGGACAAAAGGGTTTGtagggggggctggggggagctgtgAGGTTTGAGGGGGGGCTGTAGGCAGGGGGGCTGCATGCGTGGCACTGGGGGTCTGGTGTTTGTCCCCGTTCCAGGGCAGTGGAGCCGGGGCAGTGGCCAGGCCCAGGGCTCTGCCATCAGAgcagtgctgggggctggggggctgcatcCTGCACTGGACCCCATCTCAGTCCCCAGCGGGGGAAGGGGATAGGGGACCCGCTTGGCGCTTGGGGGACGCAGAGCCACCCACAGCTCCCTCGCCCTCAGGCCACTGTGGGATGGTGCCTCAGGGAGAGCAGCACCGCGGGCACGCAGCCCCCCGGCCAGGGGCAAGCGCTCGGCTCGGGGGGCCACTGCCGGAGCAGGAGACGTCCCGGCTGTCCCCTGGCCTGCCAGGCTGGCGACAAGGCCATGGCAGGGGAGCGGGTCGTCTTGGGGGGCACACGGGGCACCAGCACGAGGCTCGGCGGGTCGGTGAACGCTGTGTCAGGGACCCCCAGCttgggcaggcagaggcaggcaggtaGGCGCCTtctccccccccgcctgccccacggggctggggacacggggcccGTGGTCAGCCGGGGCTGTCCTCGCAGGGCAGGCGGCACCCGCCACCGCcagccgccgcggcccgccaccaccaccaccagccctcGCTCGACCCCGAGCAGCTCAAGAGGGCCAGGCTGCACGTGGAGAGGGCCATCAAGGTGAGGGGCCTGATTTCACACACCCCCACAGTGTGCCGCATGCTGGCATTTATGGCTCAGGGCCGAGAGCTGAGCTCTGGGGTCCATCCCCAGGAGAAGAAGATCTTCATGGTGCAGGGTCCCTACCCCGTCATCCGCAGCCTGCTGCGGGCCCGGGGCTGGGTGGAGAGGAAGCTCCCCGGCgcgggcagggtgggcaggcGGCCGGAGCAGCATCGtggcagccaggagcagcagcagctgcagcagcagcagcaggaggaggacggAGGTGATGCTGATGAGCAGGGGGAAGCAGTGCCAGACCCACAGCCAGGGTCGGCATGCTGTGGGGCATGGCCTTCCCTGGGGAACCCAGAGCCCCTGCGCTCCCCATGTCCACCcgatgaggaagaggaggaggaagagcggtGGGATGAGGACCCCGATGGCATCCATGACCTCATGGTTAGCTGAGAGGGCCGGGGCTGAGCTCTGCCAcagcccctgggacccccgggcGTGGGAcacagcctggggcagggggcgaGGCTGGGATGGGGGGTCCGTGCCTCACCCTGGCCCCCCGCAGTCCCGCCTGGTGCAGGACCAGGTGCCGTACTTCATCTGGACCAACCGCTGCGGCGCCGTTGACTGccggctgctgcagcaggaccagGTGCTGAACCACTACGCCCGGGTGGGCGCCTTCACCACCAAGGTGGGAGCCCAGAGcccccgggggaggggggggacacacacaacAGGGGTGAGGGGGGTCCAGCGGGGGCTGCCACCCTTCTCTAAACAGGAGGGGCTGTGCCTCAACCTGCGAAACCTGCCCTGGTTTGACCAAGCCGACCCTGACACCTTTTTCCCCCGGTGCTACCGGCTGGGAGCCGCAGACGAGCGGCAAGCCTTCATCGGTGAGCTCGGGGCTGGTGCGTCCCACCGGGGCCATTGCCCTCCTGttgtcccccgtcccccccctgTGCTTCCAGTCCCCCCGTGTCCTGTGCAGGACCAGGTGGGGACAATGTCCCCCTTGCAGAGGATTTCCGCCTGACGGCAGCTCGCAGCCTGCTCAAAGTGGCCCTGGAGAGGGCTGGGGATGTGCTGGCAGGGACAGAGCAGCCCCCGAAATCCGACAAGGGGCCAGGTGAGTGTGTGGAGCCAGGCCTGGGAGGAGCGGGACAGGGAGTTTGGGGGCAGAGATGTCCCTGGGGACTGAGCCTTGGGCTGAGCCTCTGCTTGGGGCTGTGGCTTGGCCCCCCCTACCCCCTCTTGCCAGCCCACCTTATGGGTGCTCTGTTCCGCCCCAGCCCATCCATGTGCAGCCAAAGccacccatcccacagggaggCTTCGTGCCACGGCCCCGAGGGTGGCACAGTGGGGCCACGTCCCTCACCCCACGCCGTccacagcagggccagggcccccccaaccccctcaGCTGGTGGAGGtggccctgcagctctgcgAGCAGCAcctgggcagcctggggcaCCAGGACATCGACGGGGACCCCCAGTCCCCTGGCATGACAGGCACCGACTGGGACCGCTTCCTGCGGGACTACTACCGCGTGGCACAGTGAGTGCCGAGCgggatgggggggaccccaTGGCGGGGCCGGCACTGAGCCACCCGTGCTCCCCCGCAGCGAGGGGGCCAGGCTGGCACTGAGCGGGGCGCAGCGGGAGCGGTGCCGGGCCGTGCTGCAGCACCTGGCAGGGCGGCTGCCCCAGCTCGGCATGGAGGGCGACCGCAACATCTGGATCCTCAAACCCGGTGCCAAATCCCGCGGCAGGGGTAAGGCAGGGGGAAGTGGGGCGCGTGGGCTCCCTGCCGAGGAGGGATCCCACTGTCACCGTGTCCCCCAGGCATCGTCTGCACAGCGCAGCTGGAGGAGGTGCTGCggctggcggggggctgcaCGGCACCCTCGGCGCGGGCGGGTGAGTGGGTGGTGCAGAAGTACGTGGAGCGGCCTCTGCTCATCTTTGGCACCAAATTCGATATCCGGCAATGGTTCTTGGTGACCAGCTGGAACCCGCTGACTGTCTGGTTTTACCGTGAGAGCTACCTGCGGTTCTGCTCCCAGCCCTTCTCCCTGCAATGCCTGGACCCGTGAGTACCCCCTGCACCAGACCCCAGTTCCCCGGCACCCATGGCACCCCActgacccagccctgctcttccTGCCCCAGCGCCCGGCACCTCTGCAATGTCTCCATCCAGAAACACTGCAGGCCAGCGCGGGACCGGcacccccggctgccccccgaCCAGATCTGGTCCTGCCGGCAGTTCCAGGCGTACCTGGCACAGGTGGGGCGGGCGGGTGCCTGGCACCAGGTGATGGTGCCCGGCATGAAGGCAGCGGTGGTGGGTGCCCTGCGCAGTGCCCAGGACCTGGTGGGGTCCCGCAAGGGCAGCTTTGAGCTCTACGGGGCTGATTTTCTCTTTGGGGAGGATTGCCAGCCTTGGCTGCTGGAGATCAACGCCAGCCCCACCATGGCCCCCTCCTCAGCGGTGACCGGCCGGCTCTGTGCCAGCGTCCAGCGGGACACGCTGCGTGTGGTCATCGACCGCAGGGAcgacccctcctgccccaccgGTGCCTTCGAGCTCATCTACAAggaggtgggctgggggggggggggggggggggctgcggggccagcATACCCTGGGCACCCCGAGCCCCCACTTCCCGCCATGTCCTCCCGCAGGCACCTGTGCCCATGCCTCTGTACGTGGGGCTGAAGCTGATGGTGAAAGGCTGCTCCCTGAGAAAGCCCCGGCTGGCACACCGCCCACCCCAGGGCAAGCCCCCCACCGCTGCGGCtggcaccccccggccccctgcgcctcccagcccctggggcaggacagccccgctcccccagctGGGCGTGTTGCAGGGGGAGCCGGCTCCTCTGGGGCGATGGAGCCACCATTGCCCCCCTagctcagcccccccagcaccaccgCACCCCCCGGGCTGCTGTGCCGGGAGCCAGGGGCTGCCACAGCTCAGCCGCCTGCGTGGGCAaccccaggcagctctgccccagaTCAGCGTCCGTCCCCAAGCCAGGGCGCCTGTCCCGCcgccctggggagcccccaccggccggcagcccccggggacCCGCGGgtcagcccccctcctcccctcctgccgAGGTGCTGCGCCCGCCTGGGCTGGCACCCGGCGCCTGGACCCCATGGAGCTGCGACGCTGAAGGACACCCAGGAGGGGACCGGctcggcagcagcagcaccctgcctgcacagctTGGGCGACGCAGCGGCACCCagctcctccccaccccagccagaCCCCTTTGCTGGGTGGGGGCACCCAGCCTACCCCCTATGGGGGCTGCAAAACATGTCTGTGACAGCgagcccggctctgcccctctgTGCGTGGGAGCACGTGGGTACGGACGGGACTGTGGGTAcaggtggggctgtggggaggaaCCGGGGCTGCCatggcagctcctctgccaggggcagagagcaggcaggagaagacGCCTCCGCTCCTGCCTGTGGTCCTGCCTGCCAGACAGAGCCACGGCAGCGGTGACACCGCTGCGCCCTGGCGCTGGGAACCGGGTCAGGCGCAGGGGCGGCGGCAGGGCTGCCATCGCCGGCTCTGCTCGGGGCAGGGGGCTGGTGGCCTCAGCAATGCCgtggggaccgggggggggggggacgcgcGCGTCACGTGTGTGCCAGGAAAAGAAACGGGCGCTGAGCCACACCAGCAGCAGTTGGGGATTTAAtggggtggcagagggggaGCGGGTTGGGGTGTTCTAGGGCTCCCAGTGCTTGGGCAGCCCCAGGCGCCGCAGGGTGCGCACGaaggggggtgggtgtggggcGCGGAGGGGGCCCTggggcagcaccagctgctgcaggtggaGGTGGAGCGGGAGGCGGCGGAGCTGCTGTGGGGAGAGCCCCAGCCGGCTCTGCAGCTCCTCATCCAGCACCTGCAAGGGGATGGGGGGCGGCTCAGTGGGGTCCCAGGGGCAGCTCAGTGGGGTTCCGGGGGCTGCGCTGAGCCCCCGCACCCATCCCAACCACTTACCTGTGTGCGGGTCGGGGCGGCCtcggggggcaggaggaagggcacccccagcaccctgcccacgCGGGACGAGTGTTTGTGGTCACCCAGGGCCGGGCACAGCAGCAGCGTCAGGTGCACCGGGAGCTGCTCCGGGAAGGCTGGGGAGGCACGGGGAGGGTGGGACCGCGCCGgcatggggggcacggggggtgctgggggccacTCACCTGTCttgggctggagctggaggagggcGCAGCCCCCCGCGGCGCCCAGCACCCGATAGCGCGTCCGGGTGCTCTTCACCTCCTTCCTGGCCAGGCTGcggcgccccggggccggcacCGGCACCACCTGCAGCAGCATGGCCCTCAGcaccccgccgtgccccccgcgcccgcggGCCCCCTGGCACCCCCTTACCGTGGCAATGTcaccctcctgctgccagcGCAGCCCGGTGCAGATCTCGCCCTCCGCCTCTGCCGGGACCCCTATGGTGACGGcgctgtggggagagggggtgaGGCGGGGAtggaccccccccccatgccGGCACGGCGGGGTCCCGGGGACTCACTGGTACGTGGCGGGGTACTGGCCTCTCCGGCGGGCATCGGCGAAGAACCGCTGGAGCTCCTCGGTGGCGCGGCGGCAGCCGGAGAGGAGGACGAGGCCAGAGCATTCCCTGCGGGACGCGGCAGCTCCGAGCCCTGCGGAGGGTGGGCtggcaccccccgcccccccccagggcaccccccAACCGTACCTGGAGGGAGCCTTCACCACGTGGAGCTCGGCGGGGAGGCCCAGGCGCCGCCTCAGCGCCGGCAGCAGCGCCGCCAggcccggctccccggggcgcCCTGGGGGTGGCGGGTGTCAGCGCctgctggggaccccccagccggaccccccccaacccccccggACCTCCACTCACCCAGGATGGGCAGGCCGGGGGGCTTGCTCAGCGCCAGCAGGGCTCCTGCCGAGGGGATGCCTGGTCAGGATGCGGCCCCCACCGctgctgcacccccagcaccccccctctgcccccataCCTTCCCGGTGCACCACGGAggcctccagcagccccagcgcctcctcggggggcagcggccgcccccACCTGCGGGGGTGGAgtgggcggggggcacgggtgGGGGGCATGGGTGGGGATGCCCCCCCAGCCacccaccctgcaccctgctctgcGTGTTCCCACAGCCCCACGGCTGAACCCCCCTGGCGTGTGCCCCCAAATCTGATCCCAcactctgcccccccccccacgtgCCCCTGCACCCATAGCCACTCTGCACCCACGTGTGCACCCCCACACCtctccccccgcaccccctccgctcccccagcccctctgtgcTCACGCGTGTGCAACCCCATGCATGTCCCCACTCCCACACGCACCCCGTAACCTCTCTGCACCCACGCGTGTGCAATGTGGGTGCCCCCGTGCACCCACGCGCGTGCACCCCAATGCCCTCCCCCAAGCCCCCGTGCACCCACGCGCGTGCACCTCAAtgtgcccccccggcccccgtgCACCCACGCGCGTGCACCCCAAtgtgcccccccggcccccgtgCACCCACGCGTGTGCACCCCAATGTGTCCCCCCAAGCCCCCGTGCACCCACGCGCGTGCACCCCAAtgtgcccccccggcccccgtgCACCCACGCGTGTGCACCCCCCAATGTCCCTCCCAGACCCGTGTGCACCCACGCGCCCCCACAGCCACGGCTCCCCGCGCACACGCGTGCCGCGCGCACACAcgcactccccccccccccgcccccccgcgcgcgccccgcgccccgctaACCCCGCGGCGCGCGCCCCGTGCGCCCCGCGCGCCAGCACGCGCGCGGCGGCGCCCCCGCCCGCCATTGGCGGCACTGCGGctgcgcgggggcggggccgccaGGGGGCAGCCGCCGCGGCCATAGAGCCGAGCCTCCGGGCGCGCAGAGCGGCCGCCAGGGCGGTCagggccggcggccgcggccaTAGAGAGGCGGAAGCGCGGGCAGAGCGTCCCGCTGGCAGGTGGGGCGCGGCGGGCCCGGGTCCCGGGGGCGTCACCtgggggggtgcccggggagcTGCCCCGGGGGGTCGGGCGGGGGCAGGGCGGTCTGGGGAAGGGGGTCCCGGAGCTGTCACGGGGGCCTGTCACTGGGGGAGGGGGGCCCGGGGGACTCGAGTCagcggctgcgggcgggggccggggctgccccgggggagcggggggaggggggctaccccgggggagcgggggggaggggggcgctCCCGCCTCACGCCGTGCCTCCGCAGGCAGCTTGTGCCGGTGCTATGGCCTCCCGCGGGGGTCCCCGCGCCGCCGGCACCGACGGCAGCGACTTCCAGCACCGGGAGCGCGTGGCCTCGCACTACCAGATGAGGTAGGTgtcccgccgccgcggggacCCGGTGCCCTccccggggctcgggggggggggggggggggcaggtccCCCCACAGGCACTGACagcccccctctctccccagcgTGACCCTCAAGTCGGAGA is a genomic window of Pelecanus crispus isolate bPelCri1 chromosome 7, bPelCri1.pri, whole genome shotgun sequence containing:
- the TADA3 gene encoding transcriptional adapter 3, encoding MSELKDCPLQFHDFKSVDHVKVCPRYTAVLARSEDDGIGIEELDTLQLELETLLSSASRRLRVLEAETQILTDWQDKKGDRRFLKLSKDHDVGTSVKHGKPKKQKLEGKGGHGTGPGPGRPKSKNLQPKIQEYEFQDDPIDVPRIPKNDAPNRVRGFWASVEPYCADLTNEEVRVLEELLKPPEDEAEHYKIPPLGKHYSQRWAQEDLLEEQKDGARAAAAADKKKGVLGPLTELDTKDVDALLKKSEAQHEQPEDGCPFGPLTQRLLQALVEENIISPVEDSPIPEIAGKDSGADGAGTSPRSQNKPFSVPHTKSLEGRIKEELVAQGLLESEDRPAEDSEDEVLAELRKRQAELKALSAHNRAKKHELLRLAKEELHRQELRQRVRMADNEVMDAFRKIMAARQKKRTPTKKEKDQAWKTLKERESILKLLDG
- the ARPC4 gene encoding actin-related protein 2/3 complex subunit 4 — translated: MTATLRPYLNAVRATLQAALCLENFSSQVVERHNKPEVEVRSSKELLLQPVIISRNEKEKVLIEGSINSVRVSIAVKQADEIEKILCHKFMRFMMMRAENFFILRRKPVEGYDISFLITNFHTEQMYKHKLVDFVIHFMEEIDKEISEMKLSVNARARIVAEEFLKNF
- the TTLL3 gene encoding tubulin monoglycylase TTLL3, whose translation is MVTGRRHPPPPAAAARHHHHQPSLDPEQLKRARLHVERAIKEKKIFMVQGPYPVIRSLLRARGWVERKLPGAGREEEEEERWDEDPDGIHDLMSRLVQDQVPYFIWTNRCGAVDCRLLQQDQVLNHYARVGAFTTKEGLCLNLRNLPWFDQADPDTFFPRCYRLGAADERQAFIEDFRLTAARSLLKVALERAGDVLAGTEQPPKSDKGPGEWPGPPQPPQLVEVALQLCEQHLGSLGHQDIDGDPQSPGMTGTDWDRFLRDYYRVAHEGARLALSGAQRERCRAVLQHLAGRLPQLGMEGDRNIWILKPGAKSRGRGIVCTAQLEEVLRLAGGCTAPSARAGEWVVQKYVERPLLIFGTKFDIRQWFLVTSWNPLTVWFYRESYLRFCSQPFSLQCLDPARHLCNVSIQKHCRPARDRHPRLPPDQIWSCRQFQAYLAQVGRAGAWHQVMVPGMKAAVVGALRSAQDLVGSRKGSFELYGADFLFGEDCQPWLLEINASPTMAPSSAVTGRLCASVQRDTLRVVIDRRDDPSCPTGAFELIYKEAPVPMPLYVGLKLMVKGCSLRKPRLAHRPPQGAAPAWAGTRRLDPMELRR
- the RPUSD3 gene encoding mitochondrial mRNA pseudouridine synthase RPUSD3: MAGGGAAARVLARGAHGARAAGWGRPLPPEEALGLLEASVVHREGALLALSKPPGLPILGRPGEPGLAALLPALRRRLGLPAELHVVKAPSRECSGLVLLSGCRRATEELQRFFADARRRGQYPATYHAVTIGVPAEAEGEICTGLRWQQEGDIATVVPVPAPGRRSLARKEVKSTRTRYRVLGAAGGCALLQLQPKTAFPEQLPVHLTLLLCPALGDHKHSSRVGRVLGVPFLLPPEAAPTRTQVLDEELQSRLGLSPQQLRRLPLHLHLQQLVLPQGPLRAPHPPPFVRTLRRLGLPKHWEP